One genomic segment of Fervidobacterium pennivorans includes these proteins:
- the dnaK gene encoding molecular chaperone DnaK: MAKKEFVVGIDLGTTNSVIAWMKPDGTIEVIPNAEGSRTTPSIVSFTKTGEIIVGEPAKRQLILNSERTIKSIKRKMGTDYKVRIDDKEYTPQEISALILKKLKKDAEEYLGGEIKKAVITCPAYFNDAQRQATKEAGIIAGLEVLRIINEPTAAALAYGLDKMEGERKVLVYDLGGGTFDVSILEIGGGVIQVIATSGNNHLGGDDFDQRIMDYIIDEFKKQHGVDLRNDKQALQRIRDAAEKAKIELSTKLETDISLPYITATAEGPLHLEMKLTRAMFESLTRDLVEKTREPIERALNDAKLSPQDIDEIILVGGMTRVPMVQRFIKEIFGKEPNKSVNPDEAVAIGAAIQAAILAGTEGAKDKDVVLVDVTPLTLGVEVKGGLMEPIIPRNTTIPVRKSKIFTTAEDGQTSVEVRVYQGERAMAKDNIFLGSFQLVGIPPAPRGVPQIEVTFDIDADGIVHVSAKDLGTGKEQSMVVTGRHQLSSEDIERMIREAQMYEEQDRRKREEVELKNKADDLAYHIEKILKENGDKIPADTKNRLEEIIRDLRDAINRDDIAKVKILFDDLQRESMKIGEYLYKQQAQGGTNTSEQM; encoded by the coding sequence ATGGCGAAAAAAGAGTTTGTTGTTGGAATTGACCTTGGTACGACCAACTCAGTTATCGCTTGGATGAAACCGGATGGAACAATCGAGGTCATTCCAAACGCAGAGGGAAGTCGTACAACACCGTCTATAGTCTCGTTTACGAAAACCGGAGAAATCATTGTTGGTGAACCAGCAAAACGTCAGCTTATTTTGAACTCAGAAAGGACCATAAAATCCATTAAAAGAAAAATGGGAACGGACTACAAGGTGAGGATCGATGACAAGGAGTACACCCCTCAAGAAATCAGTGCGCTCATACTCAAGAAACTCAAAAAAGATGCAGAAGAATATCTCGGTGGTGAAATTAAAAAGGCAGTTATTACTTGTCCAGCTTACTTCAACGACGCTCAACGACAAGCTACAAAAGAGGCTGGTATCATAGCTGGACTTGAGGTGCTCAGGATAATTAACGAGCCAACAGCTGCTGCATTGGCTTACGGCCTTGACAAAATGGAAGGCGAAAGAAAAGTCCTTGTCTACGACCTTGGTGGTGGAACATTTGACGTCTCCATACTTGAGATAGGTGGAGGAGTCATTCAAGTTATCGCGACAAGTGGTAACAACCATCTTGGTGGTGACGACTTCGACCAAAGAATAATGGACTACATTATCGACGAATTCAAAAAACAACATGGCGTAGACCTAAGAAACGACAAACAAGCACTCCAAAGAATCAGAGATGCTGCAGAAAAAGCAAAGATAGAATTGTCTACAAAACTTGAGACGGACATAAGCTTGCCATATATAACAGCTACAGCTGAAGGTCCACTGCACTTAGAAATGAAACTTACAAGAGCGATGTTCGAATCACTCACAAGAGACCTTGTTGAAAAAACAAGAGAACCAATTGAAAGAGCACTAAACGATGCAAAACTCTCACCGCAGGACATCGATGAAATCATTCTTGTTGGTGGTATGACAAGAGTTCCGATGGTGCAGAGGTTCATCAAGGAAATTTTCGGAAAAGAACCGAACAAGAGTGTGAACCCAGACGAGGCTGTTGCAATCGGTGCGGCAATCCAAGCGGCAATTTTGGCAGGAACTGAAGGTGCAAAAGACAAAGACGTAGTACTTGTAGACGTTACACCACTCACACTCGGTGTTGAAGTCAAGGGTGGATTGATGGAACCAATAATTCCAAGGAACACAACGATTCCCGTTAGAAAGAGCAAAATATTCACAACAGCTGAAGATGGTCAAACAAGTGTTGAAGTAAGAGTCTATCAAGGTGAACGTGCAATGGCAAAAGATAACATATTCCTTGGTAGCTTCCAGCTTGTAGGTATTCCACCGGCACCAAGAGGAGTGCCTCAAATCGAAGTTACGTTCGACATCGACGCTGACGGTATAGTTCACGTCTCAGCAAAAGACCTTGGCACAGGAAAAGAACAATCCATGGTTGTCACAGGTAGACATCAACTGAGCAGCGAAGATATCGAAAGAATGATTAGAGAAGCGCAAATGTATGAAGAACAAGACAGAAGAAAACGCGAAGAGGTCGAACTAAAGAACAAAGCAGATGACTTGGCATATCACATCGAAAAAATACTCAAAGAAAACGGCGACAAGATACCGGCAGATACAAAGAACAGGTTAGAGGAAATCATTAGGGACTTGAGAGATGCAATCAACAGAGACGACATCGCAAAAGTCAAGATACTATTCGACGACTTGCAAAGAGAAAGCATGAAAATAGGCGAATACCTCTACAAACAACAAGCTCAAGGTGGAACAAACACAAGCGAGCAGATGTAA
- a CDS encoding glycosyl hydrolase 108 family protein, with protein MLNLKKLENILFYFIIIGSSLIIFSILGMFLNSKTPQAQVQNVQVDIREPYFASLEHNTESTGFVEEAYTELETDTQLDTVTLTERYNQMKEELKSLRQALARDRTVEYVIYSVVDYEGEALTFDETGGFTRYGISSKYNPDIDVFRITRQDAFNILYIRYYLPNGLYKYQSVRLQVALMHMCVLFGNKAFSIAYSVAPKEKLITLRDSDPDFPKIIEKLRLTFRDHAKRIGIKNPKYLNGWLNRIDKVFYIG; from the coding sequence TTGCTCAACCTAAAAAAGCTTGAGAATATCCTTTTTTATTTCATAATTATTGGAAGTTCCTTAATAATCTTTTCAATTTTAGGTATGTTTTTAAACAGCAAAACGCCGCAGGCTCAAGTGCAAAATGTCCAGGTAGACATACGTGAGCCTTACTTTGCATCGCTTGAACATAATACAGAGTCAACAGGTTTTGTCGAAGAAGCTTACACTGAGCTTGAGACGGACACACAACTAGACACAGTAACACTAACTGAGAGGTACAATCAAATGAAAGAAGAATTAAAAAGCCTAAGGCAGGCATTAGCAAGAGACAGAACTGTTGAATACGTTATTTACAGCGTCGTTGACTACGAAGGAGAAGCATTAACTTTTGATGAAACAGGAGGATTCACAAGATATGGGATATCTTCTAAGTACAACCCTGATATCGATGTTTTCCGTATTACGAGGCAAGACGCATTCAATATCTTATACATTCGCTATTACCTTCCCAACGGTCTTTACAAATATCAAAGTGTAAGACTGCAAGTGGCTTTGATGCACATGTGTGTGCTATTCGGTAACAAAGCCTTCTCAATAGCCTACTCTGTGGCTCCAAAGGAAAAGCTCATCACATTACGTGATTCTGACCCAGATTTTCCCAAAATTATCGAAAAACTAAGACTCACCTTTAGAGACCATGCCAAACGCATTGGTATCAAAAATCCCAAGTACTTAAACGGTTGGCTAAATAGGATAGACAAAGTATTCTACATAGGATAA
- a CDS encoding pyridoxal phosphate-dependent aminotransferase, which translates to MVSKISKRALETPASPIRRLVPYADEAKKRGIQIYYLNIGQPDIKTPKVWYEYIEKYKPEVVAYTHSQGLLELREAFSKYYERHNIHVTADEIMVTNGGSEAIMFALGVVCDPGDEVVTIEPFYANYLGFASYLNVKLVPVTAHPEDGYRLPPMSEFEKVVSPKTKAILFSNPSNPTGTVYTYEEMKTIVEFAKKHDLVIISDEVYREFTFDGRKHISIFHFEGIEQQVIMVDSISKRYSACGARIGTFVTKNKEFYKNALKFAQARLCPAETTQFGAIGLLTLGEDYTNSVRDEYQKRRDATYEALKEIPGVVVHKPEGAFYLSAKLPVENAEDFIIWMLKEFNVDGKTTMVSPLSGFYATPGAGMSEIRIAYVLEADKLADAVKILGEGIKVYNSRK; encoded by the coding sequence ATGGTTTCAAAAATATCCAAAAGAGCACTTGAAACCCCGGCAAGTCCCATAAGAAGATTAGTTCCCTATGCTGACGAGGCAAAAAAGAGGGGAATACAGATTTATTACCTTAACATAGGTCAGCCAGATATCAAGACACCAAAGGTCTGGTACGAGTATATAGAAAAATACAAACCAGAAGTTGTTGCTTATACACACTCCCAAGGTCTTTTGGAACTAAGGGAAGCATTTTCTAAATACTACGAACGACACAACATACACGTAACAGCTGACGAGATTATGGTAACCAATGGCGGTAGTGAAGCCATAATGTTTGCACTTGGCGTTGTTTGTGACCCTGGCGATGAGGTTGTAACCATCGAACCATTCTATGCAAACTACCTTGGATTTGCTTCATACCTGAACGTAAAACTCGTTCCAGTTACAGCTCATCCTGAAGATGGCTACAGACTGCCACCAATGAGCGAATTTGAAAAAGTCGTCAGTCCAAAAACGAAAGCGATACTCTTTTCTAACCCATCAAACCCAACAGGAACTGTCTACACCTACGAAGAAATGAAAACAATCGTAGAATTTGCCAAAAAGCACGATCTTGTGATAATCTCTGATGAAGTCTACAGAGAATTCACATTCGATGGTAGAAAACACATCTCTATATTCCACTTCGAAGGTATCGAACAACAAGTCATCATGGTCGATAGCATCTCAAAACGCTACAGCGCATGCGGTGCAAGAATAGGCACATTCGTTACAAAGAACAAAGAATTCTACAAAAACGCACTCAAATTTGCACAAGCAAGACTTTGTCCTGCTGAAACAACACAATTTGGAGCAATTGGGCTACTCACACTTGGAGAAGACTACACAAACTCCGTGCGTGATGAATACCAAAAAAGAAGAGATGCAACCTACGAAGCTCTCAAAGAAATACCTGGTGTTGTAGTCCACAAACCGGAAGGCGCATTCTACCTATCAGCCAAACTTCCTGTTGAAAATGCGGAAGATTTCATCATCTGGATGCTCAAAGAATTCAACGTTGATGGCAAAACAACGATGGTCTCCCCACTGAGTGGATTCTATGCAACACCTGGCGCCGGAATGAGTGAAATTCGAATAGCATACGTTCTTGAAGCTGACAAACTCGCCGATGCGGTTAAAATACTTGGTGAAGGAATAAAAGTGTATAACTCAAGAAAATAA
- a CDS encoding IMPACT family protein, with the protein MEIERFRTIEGTIETKLNIERSIFITTLKGVQTEEEAKAFISEINKKYQDATHNCPAYRVIYSGNILEFSSDAGEPSGTAGLPMLNTLRKHQLLNVVVVVTRYFGGVKLGVRGLIDAYSKAVEIAIEKAQSEGRIIEKKRVYKQKLKIDFLSYGKKMQQLSYIGVNILDISYTEEYALIELIHSEPLDMPEVVDTQLVYV; encoded by the coding sequence ATGGAGATTGAAAGATTCCGAACTATTGAAGGAACAATAGAAACAAAGTTAAACATAGAGCGTTCTATATTCATCACCACACTTAAAGGAGTTCAAACAGAAGAAGAAGCCAAAGCTTTTATTAGCGAAATAAACAAAAAATACCAAGATGCTACCCACAACTGCCCAGCTTACCGGGTCATTTACAGTGGCAACATTCTTGAATTTTCCTCCGATGCTGGTGAGCCTTCAGGAACGGCCGGACTCCCTATGCTGAACACTCTCAGGAAACATCAACTGCTCAATGTAGTGGTTGTTGTTACTAGATACTTCGGAGGAGTAAAGCTTGGGGTCAGAGGGCTGATAGATGCATACTCTAAAGCAGTTGAGATTGCAATAGAGAAAGCGCAGAGTGAAGGACGCATAATTGAGAAAAAAAGAGTATACAAGCAAAAATTAAAGATTGATTTCCTTTCGTACGGTAAAAAAATGCAACAACTGAGCTATATAGGGGTTAACATACTTGATATTTCGTATACCGAAGAATATGCTTTAATTGAACTGATACATTCCGAGCCATTGGACATGCCAGAGGTTGTAGACACTCAATTGGTATACGTATAA
- the yfcE gene encoding phosphodiesterase, with product MGRVKVLILSDTHGSVKAWEDLEKLFDLSSFTSIFHLGDILYHGPRNPLPEGYNPKELVEKLKKYRINYIRGNCDADVDLKVLEIPEMPKISMEYFGDFSFILVHGEIFEENNIEEFARDTKAQFIVHGHTHVSKIEEISGKYVLNPGSTSLPKNNTPRSVLVIEVDEETLLAKFYNLDNGQVYIETKWRLKDSELLKEQ from the coding sequence ATGGGACGCGTTAAAGTATTGATATTAAGCGATACACATGGTTCTGTAAAAGCGTGGGAAGATTTAGAAAAGCTATTCGATTTGTCTTCTTTCACAAGTATTTTTCACCTTGGCGACATTCTTTACCACGGTCCAAGGAACCCTCTTCCGGAAGGGTACAACCCAAAAGAATTGGTCGAAAAACTCAAAAAGTATCGAATTAACTATATACGTGGGAACTGTGACGCAGATGTTGATTTGAAAGTATTAGAAATACCTGAAATGCCGAAAATTTCCATGGAATACTTCGGCGATTTCTCCTTCATTCTTGTCCATGGTGAAATCTTTGAAGAGAACAACATCGAAGAATTTGCAAGGGATACAAAAGCTCAGTTCATTGTTCACGGTCACACGCATGTTTCAAAAATAGAGGAAATAAGCGGAAAATATGTGTTGAACCCGGGAAGCACATCGCTCCCAAAAAACAACACTCCGAGAAGTGTTTTGGTAATTGAAGTAGATGAAGAAACGCTCTTAGCAAAGTTCTACAACCTTGACAATGGGCAGGTGTACATTGAAACAAAATGGAGATTGAAAGATTCCGAACTATTGAAGGAACAATAG
- a CDS encoding RNA polymerase factor sigma-54 encodes MPNSKRNNNSQTPRLEQKLLLTKTERFYLNILELPYHILREKYLPVVEIDDTYHPYSEDLHEVLVKLLPYLGLTDQEEKVAEYIIYNIDSSGKLRITPLELAEKFNIQVQQAKELIDLIFTEFAEEIQQNTVNENLMYIEPDIIMTPEKVEVRKIEVKDPIIAKALQMREETLFRICEEIRKVNEYFLRGYRKYPQIFTMRYMARLLGVHVSTISRAVRNKHVSTPLGILPLRFFFGRILNKKIVLQEIEKLLKLDSELTDAHITLVLKSAGIQISRRTVNKYRRMLETLENNQEDKTTSSTGG; translated from the coding sequence ATGCCAAATAGCAAAAGAAATAACAACTCTCAAACTCCAAGGTTAGAACAAAAGCTATTACTCACAAAAACGGAGAGGTTCTATCTTAACATACTTGAGCTACCGTATCACATCTTGCGTGAGAAATACTTACCTGTGGTTGAAATAGACGACACATATCATCCATATTCTGAAGACCTCCATGAGGTCTTAGTCAAGTTGTTACCATACCTTGGACTAACCGACCAAGAAGAGAAAGTAGCTGAATACATAATCTACAACATCGACAGTTCAGGAAAACTAAGGATTACACCTCTGGAACTGGCAGAAAAATTTAATATCCAAGTTCAGCAAGCCAAAGAACTTATTGACCTAATTTTCACAGAATTTGCGGAAGAGATTCAGCAAAACACAGTTAATGAAAATCTCATGTACATCGAACCGGATATAATAATGACCCCAGAAAAGGTAGAGGTTCGAAAGATAGAAGTAAAGGACCCAATAATAGCTAAAGCGTTACAAATGAGAGAAGAAACACTCTTTAGAATTTGCGAAGAAATACGTAAGGTAAATGAATACTTTCTCAGAGGCTACAGAAAATACCCTCAGATATTTACCATGAGATACATGGCAAGACTCTTAGGGGTGCATGTTTCGACCATTAGTAGAGCTGTTAGAAATAAACACGTTAGCACACCACTAGGGATTCTTCCTCTAAGGTTCTTTTTTGGAAGAATACTCAACAAAAAAATCGTGCTGCAAGAAATCGAAAAACTGCTCAAATTGGACAGTGAATTGACAGATGCCCACATTACACTTGTACTCAAATCAGCAGGTATCCAAATATCGCGCAGAACGGTTAATAAATACAGAAGAATGTTGGAAACTTTAGAAAATAATCAAGAAGATAAAACAACATCTAGTACAGGAGGATGA
- a CDS encoding pseudouridine-5'-phosphate glycosidase, whose protein sequence is MHELKISPKVKDALEKRKPIVALESTVIAHGLPYPHNIETAKTLEQICTENGVVPATIGVLKGEIIVGMTEEEISHMLEDDPLKIGTREIPYVVALKKSAATTVSATMRIAKMAGIDVFATGGIGGVHVGDWDVSQDITEMSKTDMIVVSAGCKSILDVKKTIEFMETFQILVLGYRTDKFPIFYEGLSSYKLDHVVEKPEEIAKIYLAKTELGIEGAILVANPIPEEHAISESEVELYIKQALKECEEKGITGKQVTPYLLSRVAELSNYKTLRANIELLKNNVGLACQIAKEITTLKLQG, encoded by the coding sequence ATGCATGAATTAAAGATATCACCCAAAGTCAAAGATGCACTCGAAAAACGTAAACCGATTGTTGCCCTTGAGAGCACTGTAATTGCTCACGGATTACCATATCCGCACAATATAGAAACAGCAAAGACTCTGGAACAGATCTGCACAGAAAATGGTGTTGTTCCAGCAACGATAGGGGTTCTTAAAGGGGAAATCATAGTGGGAATGACAGAAGAAGAAATCAGCCATATGCTTGAGGATGACCCTTTGAAAATAGGCACACGTGAGATACCTTACGTGGTTGCATTGAAGAAAAGTGCTGCAACAACGGTCAGTGCTACGATGCGTATAGCCAAAATGGCAGGTATAGATGTATTCGCAACGGGTGGGATTGGTGGCGTACACGTAGGTGACTGGGATGTTTCACAGGATATAACGGAGATGTCGAAGACAGATATGATAGTTGTAAGCGCAGGTTGTAAGTCCATTCTTGATGTGAAAAAAACTATCGAATTCATGGAGACGTTCCAGATACTCGTGCTTGGATACAGAACAGATAAATTCCCTATATTCTACGAAGGTCTATCTTCCTACAAATTAGACCACGTGGTTGAAAAGCCAGAGGAAATTGCAAAAATTTACTTGGCTAAGACAGAACTCGGCATAGAAGGGGCTATCTTAGTAGCAAATCCCATTCCTGAAGAGCACGCTATATCAGAAAGCGAAGTAGAACTTTACATCAAACAGGCGTTAAAAGAATGCGAAGAGAAAGGTATCACAGGTAAGCAAGTCACACCGTATCTTCTTTCGCGTGTAGCTGAGCTGAGTAATTACAAAACCTTAAGAGCGAATATTGAACTTTTAAAAAACAATGTGGGGTTGGCATGCCAAATAGCAAAAGAAATAACAACTCTCAAACTCCAAGGTTAG
- a CDS encoding protease complex subunit PrcB family protein: MRTKRTQGIICLLIVLAITVVFSVLSFAQGIELFVKKLTTTLPEYLFKSVGTKTFSVQYIKLFEDDESKGYILKAWVFQPLSTQQANTFFKIRAVSFDGKKEYTEEIAGIRDKNYIRLPLILVILPAKYTLYVNSQVVEQPKPTTGGEISVPIYGDKESANIKILVRTQAGYRVISEGEEVSKDDIVLLQVIAGTFPTGGYRIELNEPDIVYPVGKNPGKITVTGTFYKPGPGDMVTQAFTTPTKTIELGKFPSGMYEVIVDIKNLGEFRAVFNVK; this comes from the coding sequence ATGAGAACAAAAAGAACGCAGGGAATCATCTGTTTGTTAATCGTTTTAGCTATTACCGTAGTCTTTTCTGTACTTTCTTTTGCTCAGGGAATAGAATTGTTTGTCAAGAAGCTTACCACAACATTGCCTGAGTATTTGTTTAAATCGGTTGGGACAAAGACTTTTTCTGTTCAGTACATAAAGCTCTTTGAAGATGATGAAAGTAAAGGATACATCCTCAAAGCCTGGGTGTTCCAACCTCTATCAACCCAGCAAGCTAATACTTTTTTCAAAATCCGTGCGGTAAGTTTTGATGGTAAGAAAGAATACACAGAAGAAATTGCTGGGATACGTGACAAAAACTATATTCGTCTACCTTTGATACTAGTTATCCTTCCAGCAAAGTATACATTGTATGTCAATTCTCAAGTCGTTGAGCAACCCAAACCAACTACAGGTGGTGAAATAAGCGTGCCAATTTATGGTGATAAAGAGAGTGCGAATATAAAAATATTGGTTCGAACCCAGGCAGGTTACAGAGTAATTTCTGAAGGTGAAGAAGTATCAAAGGATGACATTGTTTTACTTCAAGTGATTGCAGGGACATTCCCAACAGGTGGGTATCGAATAGAACTAAACGAACCAGACATCGTTTATCCGGTTGGTAAGAATCCTGGAAAAATTACGGTAACAGGCACGTTTTACAAACCAGGTCCCGGTGATATGGTAACACAGGCTTTCACAACACCGACAAAAACAATAGAACTTGGTAAATTCCCATCTGGCATGTATGAAGTGATAGTGGATATAAAAAACTTAGGTGAGTTTAGGGCCGTTTTCAATGTGAAGTGA
- a CDS encoding GGDEF domain-containing protein, whose protein sequence is MFKTKSLLLILLAGLLSGDLYFVLGLINKPAGPIIQWDAQLGKYIELTKPSKVALNGTFEYDGINNCIVFQKVLATKFEVYVNGVLTASFGDGSGNLWPRALMVRVPKVLLYPERPNRITVVLHGLVGVGLYGKPYLATYEYAIQRVGLIDLFRDKITIAGIGATALIIYLLLIAYQSANEREKRVYLYLAVASAFMIASLVQFTYRESSGSPELYLLFEEFAVTGPVFVLTYLFFAILIISTGNAWLNKKFEYILKTIPVILISVAMFSTSVKYIHIAGTISQIYSLVLMFIILYFIFKHKLIEFYFPVVFLYFTGIQTFYVLATNQTNELTIHYGRFVFLVFVGTATIRKFKDISISHEKLKKENLIDHLTGVYNRKVIDLIPRGGTFVLLDLDGFKVLNDKYGHIFGDSVLKKFAEIVKSHIRSQDYFIRLGGDEFCLIFKSVKENDVLKIINRLYNDCRNVLGIGFSYGYAQFEDFDKAYEEADKKMYEQKIYKYSQNSKKSGL, encoded by the coding sequence ATGTTTAAAACAAAATCTTTACTATTGATTTTACTTGCTGGATTGTTATCTGGTGATCTTTATTTTGTTCTCGGTTTGATAAATAAACCAGCTGGACCTATCATACAATGGGATGCTCAGCTAGGGAAGTATATAGAACTAACTAAACCTTCGAAAGTAGCTTTAAATGGAACCTTTGAGTACGATGGTATAAATAACTGCATTGTTTTCCAAAAAGTTTTGGCTACAAAGTTCGAGGTTTATGTAAATGGTGTACTTACAGCCTCGTTCGGGGACGGTAGTGGAAATCTTTGGCCCAGGGCTTTAATGGTTAGGGTTCCAAAGGTCTTATTGTATCCAGAGAGACCAAACAGAATAACTGTTGTTTTACATGGCCTAGTTGGTGTAGGTTTGTATGGTAAACCTTATTTAGCAACCTATGAATATGCTATTCAAAGAGTAGGCTTAATAGATTTATTCAGGGACAAAATAACCATTGCTGGTATTGGTGCCACTGCTTTGATTATTTACTTGCTCTTGATTGCTTACCAAAGTGCTAATGAACGAGAAAAAAGGGTTTACCTTTACTTGGCAGTTGCTTCTGCCTTCATGATAGCTTCACTTGTTCAATTCACCTACCGCGAATCCTCTGGCAGCCCAGAGCTTTACCTCCTATTCGAGGAATTTGCTGTAACAGGTCCGGTATTTGTTTTAACATATCTCTTTTTTGCTATATTAATCATTTCAACAGGGAATGCTTGGCTCAACAAAAAATTTGAATACATTCTCAAAACCATACCTGTTATTTTAATATCCGTGGCTATGTTTTCCACAAGTGTTAAATATATCCACATTGCAGGTACAATCTCACAGATTTACTCCCTTGTTTTAATGTTTATCATACTTTATTTCATCTTCAAGCACAAACTAATAGAATTCTATTTCCCTGTCGTGTTCCTATACTTCACAGGAATCCAAACATTTTATGTTTTAGCCACAAACCAAACAAACGAACTGACAATCCATTATGGTCGATTCGTTTTTCTGGTGTTCGTTGGAACTGCAACAATTAGGAAGTTTAAGGACATATCTATTTCACACGAAAAACTAAAGAAGGAGAACCTTATCGACCATTTAACCGGCGTTTACAATCGAAAGGTGATAGATCTAATTCCCAGAGGAGGAACGTTCGTCCTACTTGACTTAGATGGTTTCAAAGTTCTCAACGATAAATACGGTCATATTTTTGGTGACAGCGTTCTGAAAAAGTTTGCTGAAATTGTAAAATCGCATATCAGAAGCCAGGATTATTTCATACGATTGGGTGGAGATGAATTTTGTTTGATATTTAAATCTGTAAAAGAAAATGACGTGTTAAAGATTATAAACCGCTTATACAACGATTGCAGAAATGTACTTGGCATTGGCTTTTCGTATGGTTACGCACAATTTGAAGATTTTGACAAAGCATACGAAGAAGCTGATAAAAAGATGTATGAACAGAAAATCTATAAATACTCACAGAACAGCAAAAAATCCGGTTTATGA